One region of Glutamicibacter sp. B1 genomic DNA includes:
- a CDS encoding amidase — MFPTSALKLRDDLARGEISSRELTEHYLNRIEQHQDLGAFVHVADDAMAAAAAADEAQVRSETGRLHGLPTAFKDLNDVTGMPTTYGSAAIDHPVATRDHSLVERLRAEGVVILGKTQVPEFGLSSHSENLVNPPSRNPFDLKRSSGGSSGGQAAAVAAGLIPLGPGSDGGGSVRIPAAACGLIGLKPSLGRVPSDVLDGYVDPLGAPKLAVSGPLAHDALDAALLLDAMRGKDHYLPLLQGSYPQRLTDLNIGFSAHSPFESVYDISLSVEARTAFERGLEILGGQRHRVQPAQLEYATDYPQTFATVWTNGLKDVPVNDESLLGELARDFRRRAAGRTLEQNLQAGSRLKQIAADFVRQWSAYDVIATPAMASIPPLIGHYTQSTADHDYMLQCQYTPYTSMVNVASVAAITIPVTTTEDGLPMSIQLISPRSDEGLLLALAAQMQV, encoded by the coding sequence ATGTTTCCCACCAGCGCCTTGAAATTGCGAGACGACCTAGCCCGTGGCGAGATTTCAAGCCGCGAGCTCACCGAGCACTACCTGAACCGCATTGAGCAGCATCAGGACTTGGGCGCCTTTGTGCACGTGGCAGACGATGCGATGGCAGCGGCCGCCGCTGCCGATGAGGCGCAGGTGCGCTCTGAGACCGGCCGCCTGCATGGCCTACCGACGGCGTTCAAAGACCTTAACGACGTTACTGGGATGCCCACGACATATGGCTCGGCCGCAATAGATCATCCGGTAGCCACACGCGATCATTCGCTCGTGGAACGCTTGCGCGCCGAAGGTGTGGTGATTCTGGGTAAGACGCAGGTCCCAGAATTTGGGCTCAGTAGCCATTCGGAAAACCTGGTTAACCCACCATCTCGAAACCCCTTTGATCTGAAACGTTCTTCTGGTGGTTCATCGGGTGGGCAGGCAGCGGCAGTAGCTGCCGGACTGATTCCGCTGGGTCCAGGCTCCGATGGTGGTGGCTCGGTACGTATCCCGGCCGCTGCCTGTGGGCTCATTGGGCTCAAGCCATCGTTGGGGCGAGTTCCCTCAGACGTGTTGGACGGGTATGTTGATCCACTCGGTGCACCGAAACTCGCGGTCTCTGGTCCGTTGGCCCACGATGCGTTGGATGCTGCGCTGTTATTGGATGCCATGCGGGGCAAGGATCACTATCTGCCGCTGTTACAAGGTAGCTACCCACAGAGATTGACCGATCTGAACATTGGCTTCAGCGCTCACTCCCCCTTTGAATCTGTGTACGATATTTCGCTCTCTGTCGAGGCCCGTACCGCCTTTGAGCGGGGTCTGGAAATACTAGGAGGCCAGCGCCATCGGGTACAGCCTGCGCAGCTGGAGTACGCAACGGACTATCCGCAAACTTTTGCCACGGTGTGGACCAATGGGCTCAAGGACGTCCCGGTGAATGACGAGTCTTTGCTCGGTGAATTGGCGAGGGACTTTAGGCGCCGGGCTGCAGGACGGACGCTGGAGCAGAATCTGCAGGCGGGTTCACGACTGAAGCAGATCGCAGCTGATTTTGTGCGGCAATGGTCCGCCTACGACGTGATCGCTACTCCGGCCATGGCGAGCATTCCACCGCTGATCGGGCACTATACACAATCCACCGCGGATCACGATTATATGTTGCAGTGCCAGTACACCCCCTATACCTCGATGGTGAACGTCGCCTCAGTTGCTGCCATCACCATTCCGGTCACGACCACCGAGGATGGGTTACCAATGAGTATTCAGCTGATTTCTCCGCGATCTGACGAAGGACTGTTGCTTGCGTTAGCAGCCCAGATGCAGGTGTGA
- a CDS encoding rhodanese-like domain-containing protein — MSDFETVSVNDVPKDAFILDVREDFEWEAGHATGATHIVLGTLPERVGELDPDMDTYVICRTGGRSAQAASWLTGMGYTAFNIAGGSDSWIEAGLPMESENGQEPTVR, encoded by the coding sequence ATGAGCGATTTTGAGACTGTTTCGGTCAACGATGTCCCGAAGGATGCCTTCATCCTTGACGTGCGTGAAGACTTCGAGTGGGAAGCTGGCCACGCTACCGGTGCTACGCATATCGTGCTGGGTACTTTGCCGGAGCGTGTTGGCGAGTTGGACCCAGACATGGACACCTACGTGATCTGCCGTACCGGTGGGCGTTCTGCTCAGGCTGCCTCATGGCTGACTGGAATGGGCTACACCGCCTTCAACATTGCCGGTGGATCCGATTCGTGGATTGAAGCCGGACTACCAATGGAATCGGAGAACGGGCAGGAGCCTACCGTCCGATGA
- the pheA gene encoding prephenate dehydratase gives MKYAYLGPAGTFTESALLQVPGAVDAQRIPATNVNVALSMVREGSVDAAMVPIENSVEGGVSATLDAIAQGQALQIIAEILVPISFVLAVRPGITSLDQIQLISTHGHAWAQCRLWAEASIPAAVFTPASSTAAAAVALTENEPQHDAAICNPLVAEERGLNVLVRGVEDNIGAVTRFILVTRPGKIPAPSGVDKSTLILPLPQDRPGALMEILEQFSARGVNLSRIESRPTGEGLGQYFFSVDFEGHIADERVAAALSGLHRVSPELRFLGSYPAAQGVEPFVDTHNSDAAFSDARAWVKSLRDRL, from the coding sequence ATGAAATACGCCTATCTGGGACCTGCTGGCACCTTTACTGAGTCGGCGCTACTGCAGGTTCCCGGGGCTGTGGACGCACAGCGTATCCCTGCAACTAATGTGAACGTTGCACTGTCCATGGTGCGTGAAGGCAGTGTTGATGCCGCCATGGTGCCCATTGAGAATTCGGTGGAAGGTGGCGTTTCCGCCACCTTAGATGCCATCGCTCAGGGCCAAGCCCTGCAGATCATTGCAGAGATTCTTGTGCCCATCAGCTTTGTTTTGGCGGTACGCCCTGGCATTACCTCGCTGGACCAGATCCAATTGATCTCCACCCACGGGCATGCGTGGGCTCAATGTCGGTTGTGGGCCGAAGCGAGTATCCCTGCTGCCGTATTCACCCCGGCCTCATCCACCGCAGCCGCAGCAGTGGCCCTGACGGAGAATGAGCCGCAGCATGACGCCGCGATCTGCAACCCGCTGGTAGCTGAAGAACGCGGACTGAACGTGCTGGTGCGCGGCGTGGAAGACAACATTGGTGCGGTCACCCGCTTCATTCTGGTGACCCGTCCGGGAAAGATTCCAGCGCCCAGTGGCGTGGATAAATCAACCTTGATCCTGCCGTTGCCACAGGACCGTCCCGGTGCACTGATGGAGATTCTTGAGCAATTCAGCGCTCGCGGAGTCAACCTTTCACGCATCGAATCACGACCCACAGGAGAAGGCTTAGGCCAGTACTTCTTCTCCGTGGATTTCGAAGGACACATCGCTGATGAACGCGTAGCAGCGGCCCTCTCTGGGTTGCACCGCGTATCCCCAGAATTACGCTTCCTCGGTTCCTACCCGGCTGCCCAGGGTGTTGAACCATTTGTAGATACGCATAATTCCGATGCCGCGTTCAGCGATGCCCGCGCCTGGGTGAAATCGCTGCGCGATCGACTGTAG
- a CDS encoding diacylglycerol/lipid kinase family protein: MQKNRVIVFSAVAAAAAAAATSWYSVRKLSHYRKPSAQEPLAAEHVTANKVALVINPSKSGAEEAQKAVERVCAEAGLEAPLVLHTTKENAGQNAAREALDAQCDTIIAAGGDGTIRAVAEVLEGTETSLGVLPLGTGNLLARNVEIPIDDLHTAALVAVRGMVRRIDVGHMKLKLLDGNEADHAFLVIAGVGTDADLFDDTNEELKSKVGWLAYSEAGLRQLPGKRKKVNFKLDGDENWQSRKVRSVLFANCGKLQGLDFVPDAKIDDGVLDAVILSPRSAAGWMWILLKTAFRAKNKIPVMSFYQTPGVALRCTEPMNTQIDGDPTGQVNELEVSVSPSALRLRTP, from the coding sequence ATGCAGAAAAATCGTGTGATCGTTTTCTCTGCCGTGGCCGCTGCAGCTGCCGCCGCGGCGACCAGTTGGTACTCCGTGCGTAAGCTCTCGCACTACCGAAAGCCATCGGCCCAAGAACCGCTGGCGGCCGAACATGTCACCGCCAACAAGGTGGCATTGGTCATCAATCCCTCCAAGTCAGGCGCTGAAGAAGCGCAGAAGGCTGTGGAGCGCGTGTGCGCCGAAGCTGGACTTGAAGCACCACTAGTCCTGCACACCACCAAGGAGAACGCTGGCCAAAACGCAGCCCGGGAAGCCTTGGATGCGCAATGCGACACAATTATTGCCGCCGGCGGTGATGGAACAATTCGTGCCGTCGCAGAAGTACTCGAAGGCACTGAAACCTCCCTCGGTGTGCTCCCACTGGGCACCGGAAACCTGCTGGCACGCAATGTCGAGATCCCTATCGATGATCTTCACACCGCAGCCCTGGTTGCCGTGCGGGGCATGGTGCGCCGTATCGATGTGGGACATATGAAGCTGAAACTGTTGGACGGTAACGAAGCTGACCATGCATTCTTAGTCATTGCTGGCGTTGGCACGGACGCGGATCTTTTTGATGACACGAACGAAGAACTCAAGTCCAAGGTTGGCTGGCTCGCGTACTCAGAAGCTGGCCTGCGCCAGCTTCCAGGCAAACGCAAGAAGGTCAACTTCAAGTTGGACGGAGACGAGAACTGGCAGTCCCGCAAGGTCCGCTCGGTACTCTTCGCCAACTGTGGCAAGTTGCAAGGCCTGGACTTTGTCCCGGACGCCAAAATTGACGATGGTGTGCTCGACGCGGTGATCCTTTCCCCACGCTCGGCCGCGGGGTGGATGTGGATCCTGCTCAAGACCGCATTCCGAGCTAAGAACAAAATTCCGGTGATGAGTTTCTATCAGACTCCAGGTGTTGCCTTGCGTTGCACCGAGCCGATGAATACCCAGATTGATGGGGATCCGACCGGTCAGGTGAACGAGTTGGAAGTCAGCGTCTCACCGAGCGCTTTGCGCCTGCGTACCCCGTAA
- the serS gene encoding serine--tRNA ligase, protein MIDLKMLTENPDLYRASQRARGADESLVDQLLAADTARRETIATYERLRAEQNAFSKKVGQAKGEERTALLAEVKELASSVKSAQAASDEASAKCTELQRLIPNLIIDGIPAGGEDDFTVVKHVGTVRDFKAEGFEPLDHLQIAEKLDAIDMERGAKVSGSRFYFLKGIGARLEIAMMNMALDVAMERGFIPMITPTLVRPETMQGTGFDVEHDDEIYKLERDNMYLVGTSEVALAGYHADEIMDLSQGPIRYAGWSSCYRREAGSAGKDTRGIIRVHQFNKLEMFIYTSIENAEAEHQNLLAMEEEMLGRMELPYRVIDTAAGDLGMSAARKFDCEAWVPTQDAFRELTSTSNCTTFQARRLNIREREIVDGKPGKTRAVATLNGTLATTRWIVAILENHQNPDGSVNVPKALQPYLGGLEVLK, encoded by the coding sequence GTGATCGACCTGAAAATGCTCACCGAAAATCCGGATTTGTACCGTGCCTCGCAACGCGCGCGCGGTGCCGACGAGTCGTTAGTTGACCAACTATTGGCAGCTGACACGGCACGTCGTGAAACCATTGCCACCTACGAGCGCCTGCGTGCCGAGCAGAACGCGTTCTCTAAGAAGGTCGGCCAGGCTAAGGGCGAGGAGCGCACCGCGCTACTGGCCGAGGTCAAAGAGCTGGCCTCCTCGGTCAAGTCTGCTCAGGCAGCCTCTGATGAAGCTTCTGCCAAGTGCACCGAGCTACAGCGCCTGATCCCGAACCTGATCATCGACGGCATTCCTGCCGGCGGCGAAGACGACTTCACCGTCGTGAAGCACGTGGGTACGGTCCGTGACTTTAAGGCCGAAGGCTTTGAACCATTGGATCACCTGCAAATCGCCGAGAAGCTCGACGCGATTGACATGGAACGTGGCGCCAAGGTCTCTGGCTCGCGCTTCTACTTCCTCAAGGGCATCGGCGCCCGCCTGGAAATCGCGATGATGAACATGGCCTTGGACGTGGCCATGGAACGTGGCTTCATCCCGATGATCACCCCAACCTTGGTTCGCCCAGAAACCATGCAGGGTACCGGCTTCGACGTGGAGCACGACGACGAGATCTACAAGCTCGAGCGTGACAACATGTACCTGGTCGGCACCTCCGAGGTTGCCCTAGCTGGTTACCACGCAGACGAGATCATGGATCTGTCGCAGGGGCCAATCCGCTACGCCGGTTGGTCCTCGTGCTACCGCCGTGAAGCAGGTTCAGCCGGCAAGGACACCCGTGGCATCATCCGCGTGCACCAGTTCAACAAGCTGGAAATGTTCATCTACACCAGCATCGAGAATGCTGAAGCTGAGCACCAGAACCTGCTGGCCATGGAAGAAGAAATGCTTGGCCGCATGGAACTTCCATACCGCGTGATCGATACCGCCGCTGGTGACCTCGGCATGAGCGCCGCCCGCAAGTTCGATTGCGAAGCATGGGTGCCAACTCAGGATGCTTTCCGTGAGTTGACTTCAACTTCTAACTGCACCACCTTCCAGGCTCGCCGCTTGAACATTCGCGAACGCGAAATCGTTGACGGCAAGCCAGGTAAGACCCGTGCGGTCGCTACCCTGAATGGCACCTTGGCTACCACCCGCTGGATTGTCGCGATTCTGGAAAACCACCAGAACCCAGACGGTTCGGTTAATGTACCTAAGGCGTTGCAGCCATACCTTGGCGGACTCGAAGTCCTCAAGTAA
- a CDS encoding HAD family hydrolase, whose protein sequence is MTVMTKIGNDDRLDKQKKMICLDVDGTIVNHQGQMSQRVREAARAVVEQGHEVIISTGRSLGAALPIMQELGIDHGYVVVSNGGVLAKVSANDIEVIHREVFDPSVALKALWKQLPKAKYALENERGEFLSNQAFGDASFGAETRVVDFEELLSNKAVRVVVFSTDNTAEEFGHAVQGLGLSGVTYSVGWTAWLDIAADGTTKASGLERLRAILKFDLADSLAVGDGRNDIEMLQWAGHGVAMGQAPDEVKDAADAVTEGVDDDGLAIVLERLLEG, encoded by the coding sequence ATGACAGTTATGACAAAGATCGGCAACGATGACCGACTAGATAAGCAAAAAAAGATGATTTGCCTTGATGTGGACGGAACTATCGTCAACCATCAGGGGCAAATGAGCCAGCGGGTGCGCGAAGCAGCCCGTGCTGTGGTGGAACAAGGTCACGAAGTGATTATCTCCACCGGACGGTCGCTGGGAGCTGCCCTGCCCATCATGCAAGAACTCGGTATTGACCATGGTTACGTGGTCGTCAGCAATGGTGGTGTGCTGGCCAAGGTGAGCGCGAATGACATCGAAGTGATTCACCGCGAAGTTTTTGATCCTTCGGTAGCACTCAAGGCCCTGTGGAAGCAGTTGCCCAAGGCCAAGTACGCGCTGGAAAACGAGCGTGGCGAATTTCTATCTAACCAAGCCTTTGGCGATGCCAGCTTTGGCGCAGAAACCAGGGTTGTGGATTTCGAAGAATTACTCAGCAATAAGGCCGTGCGTGTTGTGGTGTTCTCCACCGACAATACTGCCGAGGAATTCGGTCATGCGGTGCAAGGCCTGGGCCTATCCGGAGTGACCTACTCCGTAGGGTGGACCGCGTGGCTGGATATCGCCGCCGACGGCACCACCAAAGCTAGTGGTCTGGAGCGCCTACGCGCGATCCTCAAATTTGATCTGGCCGATTCACTGGCCGTAGGCGATGGCCGCAATGACATCGAAATGCTCCAGTGGGCTGGTCATGGCGTAGCCATGGGCCAAGCGCCGGATGAAGTTAAGGACGCCGCGGACGCCGTGACCGAAGGCGTCGATGACGATGGTCTGGCGATCGTTCTCGAAAGACTTCTCGAAGGCTAG
- a CDS encoding YczE/YyaS/YitT family protein: MTITNLTPRQQLSSGRVPLRLTNLFIGLTLYALAMALIIRAQLGVDPWDVFHLGLANYLPLSLGVIVILTGVLILLAWIPLKQWPGIGTIANALYIGVALDFFLWVLPEVHSLGWQIAVFAVAIIINGLGGAMYIGSHFGAGPRDGLMTGLHLRTGLSIRLVRTALELTVLGIGWLMGGPVGIGTVAYALLIGPATQFFFRWTIIRLP, translated from the coding sequence ATGACGATCACCAACCTCACTCCGCGCCAACAACTGAGCTCAGGAAGGGTGCCCCTGCGCCTGACCAATCTCTTCATCGGGCTGACGCTCTACGCGCTGGCCATGGCGTTGATTATTCGCGCGCAGCTGGGTGTGGACCCCTGGGACGTCTTCCACTTGGGGCTGGCGAATTACCTACCACTTTCACTGGGTGTGATCGTTATTCTCACCGGGGTGCTGATCTTGTTGGCATGGATCCCGCTGAAGCAATGGCCCGGCATTGGCACCATTGCCAATGCGCTCTACATCGGCGTAGCGCTGGACTTCTTCCTCTGGGTGTTACCCGAGGTGCATTCCCTGGGCTGGCAGATTGCGGTGTTCGCCGTAGCCATCATCATCAACGGACTGGGCGGTGCAATGTACATTGGCAGCCATTTCGGAGCCGGTCCGCGCGACGGGCTGATGACCGGACTGCACCTGCGCACCGGATTGTCCATCCGTCTGGTACGCACCGCGCTAGAGCTTACGGTATTGGGCATCGGCTGGCTGATGGGTGGCCCGGTAGGCATTGGAACGGTGGCCTACGCCCTGTTGATCGGACCAGCCACGCAGTTCTTCTTCCGCTGGACGATCATCCGACTGCCCTAA
- a CDS encoding PLP-dependent aminotransferase family protein: MGRITAISLVAMLGDIDPRQPAYRWLYSTLRSLIANGRILHGTALPSERDVVAALKLSRTTVSRAYAELREAGYATSRQGSGTVAQIPGGPAAGGSEPLPLGGFGPVSSSTAIDLTCAAPSAPAGMVENYAQAVAELPAYAATMGYYPLGLDALRQALADYYTARGLPTGADQMIVTTGALPGVAAAGRAVLGRGQKVLAETPTYPNSLLALKATGAKAVGVPIDASGSDISQISQMLHTTGAKAMLCLPDFHNPVGTLLDDDGRKAWARALDASGTVGIVDETCVDLWLDERPQTLPMAAYSKNLITVGSASKSHWGGLRLGWIRSPRHLTGAIARSRMSMDLGVPILEQLVLTNLLNSGTALSEQTRAQLRDNRDWMLGQLAEHLPDWRPNNPAGGLSLWCHLPSPRSTALARKLTSVLLAPGSTFAVDGHGLEHYVRLPYAQGREELEKALPAIIQAWRQVA, translated from the coding sequence ATGGGGCGCATCACAGCCATCTCGCTGGTTGCCATGCTCGGCGACATCGACCCGCGACAACCCGCCTATCGCTGGCTCTATTCAACCCTTCGCTCATTGATTGCTAACGGCCGCATCCTGCACGGCACCGCTCTACCGAGTGAACGCGACGTCGTTGCCGCCTTGAAGTTGAGCCGCACCACGGTCTCCCGTGCCTACGCCGAACTACGCGAGGCTGGCTACGCCACTTCTCGACAGGGCTCGGGCACCGTGGCCCAAATTCCTGGCGGGCCGGCGGCAGGTGGATCTGAACCACTACCCTTAGGCGGATTTGGCCCGGTAAGCTCCAGTACGGCCATTGACCTGACCTGTGCCGCACCCAGTGCTCCAGCAGGCATGGTGGAAAACTACGCGCAAGCGGTAGCGGAGCTTCCCGCCTACGCAGCAACCATGGGCTACTACCCGCTGGGGCTCGATGCGTTACGTCAGGCCCTAGCCGACTATTACACTGCACGCGGCCTACCTACCGGCGCCGACCAGATGATCGTCACCACCGGCGCACTGCCTGGTGTGGCGGCGGCCGGACGTGCGGTGCTGGGCCGAGGTCAGAAAGTGTTGGCTGAGACCCCCACCTACCCGAATTCGCTTTTGGCCCTCAAAGCCACCGGAGCCAAAGCTGTCGGAGTGCCAATCGATGCTTCGGGCTCGGACATCTCGCAGATTTCGCAGATGCTACACACCACCGGGGCCAAAGCGATGCTCTGCCTGCCGGACTTCCACAATCCCGTGGGAACGCTCTTGGATGATGATGGACGCAAGGCGTGGGCGCGAGCCTTAGATGCTTCTGGCACCGTGGGAATTGTTGATGAAACCTGCGTGGACCTCTGGCTCGATGAACGCCCACAAACCCTGCCCATGGCCGCCTACTCCAAGAACCTGATTACCGTGGGAAGTGCGAGCAAATCGCACTGGGGCGGGTTGCGGCTCGGGTGGATCCGTTCCCCGAGACACCTCACCGGAGCCATCGCGAGATCTCGTATGAGCATGGACTTGGGTGTGCCAATCCTCGAACAGCTGGTGCTGACCAACCTGCTCAATTCCGGCACGGCATTAAGTGAACAGACCCGGGCCCAGCTGCGCGACAACCGCGACTGGATGCTGGGTCAGTTGGCGGAGCACCTGCCTGACTGGCGGCCGAATAATCCGGCTGGCGGGTTGAGCCTGTGGTGCCACCTGCCAAGTCCGCGATCCACCGCGCTGGCGCGGAAACTCACCTCGGTGCTGCTCGCTCCGGGGTCCACTTTTGCGGTGGATGGGCACGGGCTCGAGCACTATGTGCGCCTTCCCTATGCTCAAGGCCGGGAAGAGCTGGAAAAGGCACTGCCGGCAATTATCCAGGCGTGGCGACAGGTGGCTTAG
- a CDS encoding pyroglutamyl-peptidase I has translation MHILVTGFEPFGSDTINASAEVVFRLPKSMGPHRISTATLPVAFATSGPALEQLVDEHQPDILLCLGEAGGRNAITPEAYGVNINDARIPDNNGHQPRGHVIDPQAPPRRPAGLDPNIVVEILVRAGFNASVSDDAGKFVCNHIAFTAYGLRVPALFIHVPAVRPTGARALVGAETDGATVDSGWSFEQLTDAIMTVIASL, from the coding sequence ATGCACATTCTGGTGACAGGTTTTGAACCCTTCGGCAGTGACACGATCAACGCCAGCGCAGAAGTCGTGTTTCGACTCCCCAAGTCGATGGGCCCGCACCGAATAAGCACTGCCACCCTGCCGGTCGCTTTCGCCACCTCGGGACCAGCGCTTGAACAGCTGGTGGACGAGCACCAGCCGGACATACTGCTCTGCCTCGGTGAAGCCGGAGGCCGCAACGCGATCACTCCCGAGGCCTACGGGGTCAACATTAATGACGCCCGGATTCCAGACAATAATGGTCATCAGCCACGCGGCCACGTGATTGACCCGCAAGCCCCTCCTAGGCGTCCGGCGGGCCTCGATCCGAATATCGTGGTGGAGATCCTAGTCCGCGCAGGATTCAATGCTTCGGTGTCCGATGATGCAGGAAAGTTCGTCTGCAACCATATTGCATTCACTGCTTATGGCTTGAGAGTCCCGGCCTTATTCATCCATGTGCCAGCGGTGCGCCCCACCGGAGCCCGAGCCCTCGTCGGAGCCGAAACCGATGGGGCAACTGTCGATTCAGGCTGGAGCTTTGAGCAGCTGACCGATGCCATAATGACCGTAATAGCGAGCCTCTAA
- a CDS encoding DNA recombination protein RmuC, with protein MIIAVFVLVVINILATACIALLLIRRTGGDNEAIREAVRSTHGELRQDLGAQRGELRQNLAEIRTEIDAKLGSMAEGNARRHLQLQTLMQEQMDKLRAGNEAKLDQMRETVDEKLQGTLEKRLGESFELVSKRLEMVQQGLGEMQSLAQDVGGLKRVLINVKSRGSWGEVQLERQLEDILTKDQYAQNVSIVPGSRELVEFAVILPGREDGEIYLPIDSKLPQEDYERLLDAQESGDLAAIEQANRALDRAIVEQAKLISKYIAPPHSTDFAIMYLPTEGLFAEVVRRPGLASKLQTEHRVLVTGPTTLMSLLNSLQMGFRTLAIEKRSSEVWKVLAGAKEEFRKYGDVWDKLGKQLSAAQNTVQAAGTRTRAVERTLRDVQSLNAETQLPGILPEI; from the coding sequence ATGATAATTGCGGTGTTTGTACTGGTGGTCATCAATATTCTTGCAACGGCATGTATTGCTTTGTTGCTGATACGGCGAACTGGCGGGGATAACGAAGCCATTAGAGAAGCTGTTCGTTCCACCCATGGTGAGTTGCGCCAAGACTTGGGTGCGCAGCGTGGAGAGCTACGGCAGAACTTGGCCGAAATCCGTACCGAGATCGATGCCAAGTTGGGGTCCATGGCTGAGGGCAATGCCCGCCGCCACCTGCAACTGCAGACGCTAATGCAGGAACAAATGGACAAGCTACGCGCCGGCAACGAAGCCAAGCTGGATCAGATGCGTGAAACCGTGGATGAGAAACTACAGGGCACTCTGGAGAAACGTCTGGGCGAAAGCTTCGAGCTGGTTAGCAAGAGACTAGAAATGGTCCAGCAAGGACTGGGAGAGATGCAGTCGCTGGCCCAGGACGTCGGTGGGCTCAAGCGCGTCTTGATCAATGTGAAGAGTCGCGGTTCCTGGGGTGAAGTTCAATTGGAGCGGCAACTGGAAGACATTCTCACCAAGGATCAGTATGCGCAGAACGTCAGTATCGTTCCCGGTAGTCGCGAGCTGGTGGAATTTGCCGTAATCCTCCCTGGGCGGGAAGACGGGGAAATCTACCTACCGATTGACTCGAAGCTGCCTCAGGAAGACTATGAGCGTCTGCTCGACGCCCAAGAATCCGGGGATCTGGCGGCCATCGAACAGGCCAATAGGGCCTTGGACCGCGCAATCGTGGAACAAGCCAAGCTGATCTCCAAATACATTGCCCCTCCGCACAGCACTGACTTTGCCATCATGTACCTGCCCACCGAGGGACTGTTTGCTGAAGTAGTACGCCGCCCCGGACTAGCTAGCAAACTTCAGACCGAACACCGAGTATTGGTCACCGGGCCAACTACGTTGATGAGCTTGCTCAACTCCCTGCAAATGGGATTCCGGACCCTAGCCATCGAGAAACGTAGCAGCGAAGTGTGGAAGGTATTGGCTGGGGCCAAGGAGGAATTCCGCAAGTACGGGGATGTCTGGGACAAACTGGGCAAACAACTCTCGGCAGCACAAAATACCGTGCAGGCTGCCGGAACCAGGACGCGTGCGGTGGAACGCACGCTACGCGATGTGCAGTCGCTGAACGCTGAAACGCAGTTGCCAGGGATCCTGCCGGAGATCTGA
- a CDS encoding inorganic diphosphatase: MSHDVTIEIPTGSRVKYEIDHETHRLRLDRVLFTSMQYPTHYGYFDDTLGEDGDPLDAMVYIPGVDLIPGVVVEARPIGVFNMTDDGGGDAKLLCVPADKRFDHIKELEDIDEWLIKEIEHFFTRYKDLEPGKWVKAEGWEGREAAEAELARSIERFKA, from the coding sequence ATGAGCCACGACGTGACCATCGAGATCCCAACCGGATCGCGCGTCAAGTACGAGATCGACCACGAGACCCACCGCCTGCGTTTGGATCGCGTGCTGTTCACCTCGATGCAGTACCCAACCCACTACGGTTACTTCGACGATACTCTGGGCGAAGATGGTGATCCATTGGATGCCATGGTTTACATCCCAGGCGTAGACCTGATCCCAGGTGTTGTTGTTGAGGCCCGCCCGATTGGCGTATTCAACATGACCGACGATGGCGGTGGCGATGCCAAGCTGCTGTGCGTTCCTGCCGACAAGCGCTTTGATCACATCAAGGAACTTGAAGACATCGACGAATGGCTGATCAAGGAAATCGAGCACTTCTTCACCCGCTACAAGGACCTGGAACCAGGCAAGTGGGTTAAGGCTGAAGGCTGGGAAGGCCGCGAAGCTGCTGAAGCTGAGCTGGCTCGTTCCATCGAGCGTTTCAAGGCCTAG